A single window of Archangium gephyra DNA harbors:
- a CDS encoding PQQ-dependent sugar dehydrogenase, protein MRTCLVLSALVFLAACSGCRKSQAKTAPDCILVEDDFGPNGTVPITVDVVAEGLEVPWGIAWLPGGDALVTERPGRIRLLRNGSLQPAPVATVKISSAGESGLLGIAAHPSFASNRQFYIYVTTDEGGSTQNRVERWTLSEDHATATFERVIFGGIPAAKYHDGGRIRFGPDGMLYVGTGDSREPDNAQNVDTPSGKLLRLTPEGEVPGDNPFPGKPAFLLGVRNTQGFDWKDRDTLYFTDHGPSGETFRRGHDEVSVVRKGDNLGWPTVYSCESGEGLITPSLTWESAAPPGGAAIYTGDAIPEWKGSLLIGTLGSRHLHRVVFSPESPFQVAQHEVYLRNEWGRLRETIMGPDGHLYVTTSNCDSRGDCTARKDLILRIRR, encoded by the coding sequence ATGCGCACCTGCCTCGTGCTCTCCGCACTCGTGTTCCTCGCCGCCTGCTCCGGCTGCCGCAAGAGCCAGGCCAAGACAGCCCCCGATTGCATCCTCGTCGAGGATGACTTCGGCCCCAATGGCACCGTGCCCATCACCGTCGACGTCGTCGCCGAGGGCCTCGAGGTCCCCTGGGGCATCGCCTGGCTCCCGGGCGGCGACGCGCTCGTCACCGAGCGTCCCGGCCGCATCCGCCTGCTGCGCAACGGCTCGCTCCAGCCCGCTCCCGTCGCCACCGTGAAGATCTCCTCCGCCGGCGAGAGCGGCCTGCTCGGCATCGCCGCGCACCCCTCCTTCGCGAGCAACCGGCAGTTCTACATCTACGTGACCACCGACGAGGGCGGCTCGACGCAGAACCGCGTGGAGCGGTGGACCCTCTCCGAGGACCACGCCACCGCCACCTTCGAGCGCGTCATCTTCGGCGGCATCCCCGCGGCCAAATACCACGACGGCGGGCGCATCCGCTTCGGCCCGGACGGCATGCTCTACGTGGGCACGGGGGACTCGCGCGAGCCGGACAACGCGCAGAACGTGGACACGCCCTCCGGCAAGCTGCTGCGGCTCACGCCCGAGGGGGAGGTGCCCGGGGACAACCCCTTCCCCGGCAAGCCCGCCTTCCTCCTCGGCGTGCGCAACACCCAGGGCTTCGACTGGAAGGACCGCGACACGCTCTACTTCACCGACCACGGCCCCAGCGGCGAGACGTTCCGCCGTGGCCATGACGAGGTCAGCGTGGTGCGCAAGGGAGACAACCTCGGCTGGCCCACCGTCTACAGCTGCGAATCCGGCGAGGGCCTCATCACCCCGTCCCTCACCTGGGAGAGCGCGGCACCCCCGGGCGGCGCGGCCATCTACACCGGCGACGCCATTCCCGAGTGGAAGGGCTCCCTGCTCATCGGCACGCTCGGCTCACGGCACCTGCACCGCGTGGTCTTCTCCCCGGAGAGTCCCTTCCAGGTCGCCCAGCACGAGGTGTACCTGCGCAACGAGTGGGGCCGTCTGCGGGAAACGATCATGGGCCCGGACGGCCACCTCTACGTCACCACCAGCAACTGCGACAGCCGCGGAGACTGCACCGCGCGCAAGGACCTCATCCTGCGCATCCGCCGCTGA